In the genome of Massilia sp. PAMC28688, one region contains:
- a CDS encoding DsbA family oxidoreductase, giving the protein MKQLRIDFVSDISCPWCVIGLKSLEQALDKVGDVASADLHFHPFELNPQMAPEGEDIGEHLQRKYGASEEQGAKTRAMIRERGAELGFTFDMDKRGRIYNTFDAHRLLHWADMQGRQRELKMALFEAYFTRGENPGSHDVLTRVAGEIGLDSAEAAEVLASGAYANEVREQEEFFQRQGITAVPAIIINQRHLISGGQPPDIFEQALRQIAAAS; this is encoded by the coding sequence ATGAAACAGCTCCGCATCGATTTCGTTTCCGATATTTCCTGCCCCTGGTGCGTGATCGGCCTCAAGTCGCTGGAACAAGCCCTGGACAAGGTGGGCGACGTGGCCAGCGCCGACCTGCACTTTCACCCGTTCGAACTCAATCCCCAGATGGCGCCGGAAGGCGAAGATATTGGCGAACATCTGCAGCGCAAGTATGGCGCGTCGGAGGAACAGGGCGCCAAAACGCGCGCCATGATCCGCGAGCGCGGCGCCGAACTGGGCTTTACCTTCGACATGGACAAGCGCGGCCGCATCTACAACACCTTTGACGCTCACCGCCTGCTGCACTGGGCCGACATGCAGGGCCGTCAGCGCGAACTGAAGATGGCCCTGTTTGAAGCCTATTTCACGCGCGGCGAAAACCCCGGCTCGCACGACGTGCTGACCCGGGTGGCCGGCGAGATCGGACTCGATTCGGCCGAGGCAGCCGAAGTGCTGGCCAGCGGCGCCTACGCCAACGAGGTGCGCGAACAGGAAGAGTTTTTCCAGCGCCAGGGCATCACGGCCGTGCCTGCCATCATCATTAACCAGCGCCACCTCATTTCCGGCGGGCAGCCACCGGACATCTTCGAGCAGGCGCTGCGCCAGATCGCTGCCGCCAGCTAG
- a CDS encoding SMI1/KNR4 family protein, with protein MTKELDELTRARLKRELSWGASKPTADRYQRTTDLQRAILDQYGRRGAEFILEQQGLRARTDAGCPWPVAGMAPADAVELVFGELAAVLPRFVAVLQERVRWVIPARRDDAWMLAYLTDRVLHDGRPHFQLVLGGAPNASPSLSPRAQYMGWSVPDSLRRLCLVHDGICSGAESILSARRMADLGEIMAGIEEEAPRPSHACKDLLEFHPDGVGNCQAFFRRSSRDTDPSTVFWDHESNELSREASFFEYVDRTLSLPLHDEARS; from the coding sequence TTGACTAAAGAACTAGACGAACTGACACGTGCGCGGCTGAAGCGGGAGCTGAGCTGGGGCGCATCCAAGCCCACGGCCGACCGCTATCAGCGCACCACCGACCTGCAGCGTGCCATCCTGGACCAGTACGGGCGGCGCGGGGCGGAATTCATCCTCGAGCAGCAGGGGCTGCGGGCGCGGACCGATGCCGGCTGCCCATGGCCGGTGGCCGGCATGGCACCGGCCGACGCGGTGGAGCTGGTGTTTGGCGAACTGGCGGCCGTCTTGCCGCGTTTCGTCGCCGTGCTCCAGGAACGGGTGCGCTGGGTGATTCCGGCGCGCCGGGACGACGCGTGGATGCTCGCTTACCTGACCGACCGGGTACTGCACGACGGGCGCCCCCACTTCCAGCTGGTACTCGGGGGCGCCCCCAACGCCAGTCCCTCCCTGTCGCCGCGTGCCCAATACATGGGCTGGAGCGTGCCTGACTCCCTGCGCAGGCTGTGCCTGGTCCACGATGGCATCTGCAGCGGGGCCGAGAGCATCCTGTCGGCCCGCCGCATGGCCGACCTGGGCGAGATCATGGCGGGGATTGAAGAGGAAGCGCCGCGCCCCAGCCATGCCTGCAAGGACTTGCTCGAGTTTCATCCGGATGGGGTGGGCAACTGCCAGGCGTTTTTCCGCCGCAGCAGTCGCGATACGGATCCGTCCACCGTGTTCTGGGACCACGAAAGCAACGAGTTGTCGCGGGAAGCCTCGTTCTTCGAGTACGTCGATCGCACGCTGTCCCTGCCCCTGCACGACGAAGCGCGCAGCTGA
- a CDS encoding CmpA/NrtA family ABC transporter substrate-binding protein yields MHTDDTTSITRRHLIKTGAALSLTGLASGGAFAAGSDKPEKQEVKIGFIPLTDCASVVMASVLGFDKKYGIKIVLSKESSWASVRDKLVNGELDAAHVLYGLLYGVQMGVGGARRDMAVLMNLNHNGQAITLSKKIADKGAVDGASLAKLMQQDKRDYAFAQTFPTGTHAMWLYYWLASHGINPMREAKVITVPPPQMVANMRVGNMDGFCVGEPWNHRAIVDGIGITAATTQDIWRDHPEKTLGTTLDWARQHPNTARALIAAVLEAGKWIDASLSNKNKMAETIAAKSYVNTSVDVINQRILGRYQNGLGRTWDDPHCMKFYNDGMVNYPYLSDGMWFMTQHKRWGLLKGEPDYLATATSVNQLKLYAEAAAMAKVALPKSPLRSVKMIDGTVWDGKNPKAYADAFRIKA; encoded by the coding sequence ATGCACACCGACGACACCACCAGCATCACCCGCCGCCATCTGATCAAGACCGGCGCCGCGCTATCGCTCACCGGCCTGGCCAGCGGCGGCGCATTTGCCGCCGGCTCGGACAAGCCGGAAAAACAGGAAGTGAAAATCGGCTTCATTCCGCTGACCGACTGTGCCTCCGTCGTCATGGCTTCGGTTCTTGGCTTTGACAAGAAATATGGCATAAAGATCGTGCTGTCGAAAGAATCTTCCTGGGCCAGCGTGCGCGACAAGCTGGTCAATGGTGAACTCGACGCCGCACACGTGCTCTACGGCCTGCTGTATGGGGTCCAAATGGGCGTCGGCGGCGCGCGGCGCGACATGGCGGTGCTGATGAACCTGAACCACAACGGGCAGGCCATCACCCTGTCGAAAAAGATTGCGGACAAGGGCGCGGTCGATGGCGCCTCGCTGGCAAAGCTGATGCAGCAGGACAAGCGCGACTACGCGTTTGCCCAGACCTTCCCCACGGGCACCCACGCCATGTGGCTCTACTACTGGCTGGCCAGCCATGGCATCAATCCCATGCGAGAGGCCAAGGTCATCACGGTGCCGCCGCCCCAGATGGTGGCCAATATGCGGGTCGGGAACATGGATGGCTTTTGCGTGGGCGAGCCATGGAACCACCGCGCCATTGTCGACGGCATCGGCATCACGGCCGCCACCACCCAGGACATCTGGCGCGACCACCCGGAAAAAACGCTCGGCACCACGCTCGACTGGGCGCGGCAGCACCCCAACACCGCGCGCGCACTGATCGCAGCGGTGCTCGAAGCTGGCAAGTGGATCGACGCCAGCCTGTCGAACAAGAACAAGATGGCCGAAACCATCGCCGCCAAGTCGTACGTCAATACCTCGGTCGACGTCATCAACCAGCGCATCCTGGGCCGCTACCAGAATGGCCTGGGCCGCACCTGGGATGATCCGCACTGCATGAAGTTCTACAACGATGGCATGGTCAATTACCCCTACCTGTCCGACGGCATGTGGTTCATGACCCAGCACAAGCGCTGGGGTCTGCTCAAGGGCGAGCCGGATTACCTGGCCACGGCAACGAGCGTCAACCAGCTCAAGCTCTATGCCGAGGCGGCTGCCATGGCGAAAGTGGCGCTGCCCAAGTCGCCCCTGCGCAGCGTGAAGATGATCGACGGGACGGTCTGGGATGGCAAAAATCCCAAGGCCTACGCCGACGCCTTCCGCATCAAGGCTTGA
- the ntrB gene encoding nitrate ABC transporter permease has protein sequence MNAVLKSASSSIPLAPAAPEKPARSRRLARRGVRLAGGPSRSRAVALAVVPPALGIVLLLLAWQILATGNSSFPSPAVTFAEAARMFADPFYSNGPNDQGIGWNILASLQRVAIGFGLAAMVGIPLGFAIGRFRFLAGMFNPIISLLKPVSPLAWLPIGLLVFKAADPAAIWSIFICSIWPMIINTAAGVQRVPQDYLNVARVLKLSEWKVFTRILLPSALPHMLTGVRLAIGTAWLVIVAAEMLTGGAGIGFWVWDEWNNLNVAHILIAILVIGVVGLILEQALVAIARSFTYEETGN, from the coding sequence ATGAACGCAGTGTTGAAATCAGCATCGTCTTCCATTCCGCTTGCGCCGGCGGCGCCGGAAAAGCCGGCGCGCAGCCGCCGCCTGGCGCGGCGCGGCGTACGCCTGGCCGGCGGCCCGTCGCGCTCGCGCGCGGTGGCGCTGGCAGTGGTGCCGCCCGCCCTCGGTATTGTCCTGCTGCTGCTCGCGTGGCAGATCCTGGCCACCGGGAACAGCAGCTTTCCATCGCCAGCGGTCACCTTTGCCGAAGCGGCGCGCATGTTTGCCGATCCGTTCTACAGCAATGGCCCCAATGACCAGGGCATCGGCTGGAATATCCTGGCCTCGCTTCAGCGCGTGGCGATCGGCTTTGGCCTGGCAGCCATGGTGGGCATTCCACTGGGCTTTGCGATTGGCCGCTTCCGCTTCCTGGCCGGGATGTTCAATCCCATCATCAGCCTGCTCAAGCCGGTGTCGCCCCTGGCCTGGCTGCCCATTGGCCTGCTGGTGTTCAAGGCTGCCGACCCGGCGGCGATCTGGTCCATCTTCATCTGCTCCATCTGGCCCATGATCATCAATACCGCCGCCGGTGTGCAGCGGGTGCCGCAGGATTACCTGAACGTGGCGCGCGTGCTCAAGCTGTCGGAGTGGAAGGTTTTCACCCGCATCCTGCTGCCATCGGCGCTGCCGCACATGCTGACCGGCGTGCGCCTGGCCATTGGCACCGCCTGGCTGGTGATCGTGGCCGCCGAGATGCTGACCGGCGGCGCCGGCATCGGCTTTTGGGTGTGGGACGAGTGGAATAACCTCAATGTGGCGCATATCCTGATCGCCATCCTGGTCATCGGCGTGGTGGGACTGATCCTGGAACAGGCGCTGGTCGCCATTGCGCGTTCATTCACGTACGAAGAAACAGGGAACTGA
- a CDS encoding ABC transporter ATP-binding protein, with amino-acid sequence MDKKFINVQGVGKVFDTRKGSFNALEQVSLTVAQGEFITLIGHSGCGKSTLLNLLAGLTQATSGTLICAGREIAGPSPERAVVFQNHSLLPWLTCFDNVYLAVERVFGARENKAQLRERTTSALALVGLLGAGSKRPHEISGGMKQRVGIARALSTEPKVLLMDEPFGALDALTRAHLQDELLAIVERTGSTVVMVTHDVDEAVLLSDRIVMMTNGPAATIGDIVQVRLSRPRERVALAHDILYNEYRTRVLEFLYQRQSRPRQTATADQMA; translated from the coding sequence ATGGACAAGAAATTCATCAACGTGCAGGGCGTGGGGAAGGTGTTCGACACGCGCAAGGGCAGCTTCAACGCGCTGGAGCAGGTCAGCCTGACGGTGGCGCAGGGCGAATTCATCACCCTCATCGGGCACTCGGGATGCGGCAAATCGACCCTGCTCAACCTGCTGGCAGGCCTGACCCAGGCCACCAGCGGCACCCTGATTTGCGCCGGGCGCGAGATCGCCGGGCCGTCGCCGGAGCGCGCGGTGGTCTTCCAGAATCACTCGCTGCTGCCATGGCTGACCTGTTTCGACAACGTCTATCTGGCCGTGGAACGGGTGTTCGGCGCGCGTGAAAACAAGGCGCAGCTGCGCGAACGCACCACCAGCGCGCTGGCGCTGGTGGGCCTGTTGGGCGCCGGCAGCAAGCGGCCACATGAAATTTCCGGCGGCATGAAGCAGCGCGTGGGCATTGCCCGGGCGCTGTCGACCGAACCGAAGGTGCTGCTGATGGATGAACCGTTCGGCGCCCTGGACGCGCTCACGCGCGCCCACCTGCAGGACGAGCTGCTGGCCATCGTCGAGCGCACCGGTTCCACCGTGGTGATGGTCACCCATGATGTAGATGAAGCGGTGCTGCTGTCGGACCGCATCGTCATGATGACCAACGGCCCGGCCGCCACCATTGGCGACATCGTGCAGGTGCGCCTGTCAAGGCCGCGGGAACGGGTGGCACTGGCGCACGACATTCTCTACAACGAATACCGCACGCGGGTGCTGGAGTTCCTGTACCAGCGCCAGTCGCGCCCGCGTCAGACTGCGACGGCAGACCAGATGGCTTAG
- a CDS encoding endonuclease/exonuclease/phosphatase family protein: MRVVSWNIHWGCGKDSRIRIHAIIDVLRKLNPDIICLQEVASNHAELEGNASSNQFRQLAGAFGGYQPVIEPTSEIYQNNMPRQFGNMLLSKYRINQVHRYRLPWPPDPEHPAGMPRGLIEAVVDAPGGRVRVLTTHLEYYSPLQRMAQVKHIKYLHWEACERARIYQPDPSLDPPYQLGFRPGSAIYCGDFNFVEGAPDYQELLAPDDSIALPLVDAWRLKHPDIARAPTAGLHGFRWPERADCFDYFFVSDDLAARVTDCEVQSETAASDHQPIVLDLH, translated from the coding sequence ATGCGTGTTGTCAGTTGGAATATTCATTGGGGCTGTGGCAAGGATAGCCGCATTCGTATCCATGCCATCATAGATGTCCTGCGAAAGCTTAATCCCGACATTATCTGCCTTCAGGAAGTTGCCTCCAACCACGCTGAGCTGGAAGGCAACGCCAGCTCGAATCAGTTCCGCCAGCTTGCCGGCGCCTTTGGCGGCTACCAGCCGGTCATTGAACCGACCAGCGAAATCTACCAGAACAATATGCCGCGCCAGTTCGGCAACATGCTGCTGTCGAAGTACCGCATCAACCAGGTGCACCGCTATCGCTTGCCATGGCCACCTGACCCCGAGCACCCGGCCGGCATGCCGCGCGGGCTGATCGAGGCCGTGGTCGACGCCCCGGGCGGGCGGGTGCGGGTGCTGACCACGCACCTGGAATACTATTCGCCGCTGCAGCGCATGGCCCAGGTCAAGCACATCAAGTACCTGCACTGGGAAGCATGCGAGCGCGCGCGCATTTATCAGCCCGATCCTTCGCTCGACCCGCCCTACCAGCTGGGCTTTCGACCCGGGTCCGCCATTTACTGCGGCGACTTCAACTTTGTCGAAGGGGCGCCCGACTATCAGGAACTGCTGGCGCCCGACGACAGCATCGCCCTGCCGCTGGTGGATGCCTGGCGCCTGAAGCATCCCGACATTGCGCGCGCGCCCACCGCCGGGCTGCATGGCTTTCGCTGGCCGGAGCGGGCCGACTGCTTCGATTATTTTTTCGTCAGCGACGACCTGGCTGCGCGCGTCACCGACTGCGAAGTGCAGTCGGAAACGGCTGCGTCCGACCACCAGCCCATCGTGCTCGACCTGCACTAA
- the tsaD gene encoding tRNA (adenosine(37)-N6)-threonylcarbamoyltransferase complex transferase subunit TsaD produces MIVLGVESSCDETGLALYDTQRGLLSHALHSQVAMHEEYGGVVPELASRDHIRRAIPLLEQTLADAGIGRHDIDAIAYTQGPGLAGALLVGSSIACSLGLALDKPVLGVHHLEGHLLSPLLASDPPQFPFIALLVSGGHTQLMRVDGVGQYTLLGETLDDAAGEAFDKSAKLLGLGYPGGPAISRLAEFGDPEAYKLPRPMMHSKDFNFSFSGLKTAVLTVVKNHEEKIIANICEQDKANIARGFVDAIVDVLTAKCVSALRHSGLKRLVIAGGVGANAQLRASLNQAAAAKKFRVFYPELEFCTDNGAMIAFAGAMRLQINPQAAKRDYSFNVRPRWPLDEIRTI; encoded by the coding sequence ATGATTGTCCTCGGCGTCGAATCCTCCTGCGATGAAACCGGCCTTGCGTTGTACGACACGCAGCGCGGCCTGCTCTCCCATGCTCTGCATTCGCAGGTTGCCATGCACGAGGAGTATGGCGGCGTGGTGCCGGAACTGGCGTCGCGCGACCATATCCGGCGCGCCATTCCCCTGCTCGAGCAGACCCTGGCCGATGCGGGCATCGGGCGCCACGACATCGACGCCATTGCCTACACCCAGGGTCCCGGCCTGGCCGGCGCGCTGCTGGTAGGTTCTTCCATTGCCTGCAGCCTGGGACTGGCGCTGGACAAGCCGGTGCTGGGCGTGCACCACCTGGAAGGCCACCTGCTCTCGCCACTGCTGGCGAGCGATCCACCGCAGTTCCCATTCATCGCCCTGCTGGTATCGGGCGGTCACACGCAGCTCATGCGCGTGGACGGCGTGGGCCAGTACACGCTGCTGGGCGAAACGCTCGATGACGCAGCCGGCGAGGCCTTTGACAAGTCGGCCAAGCTGCTGGGACTTGGTTACCCGGGCGGCCCGGCCATCTCGCGTCTGGCGGAATTTGGCGACCCGGAAGCGTACAAGCTGCCGCGCCCCATGATGCACTCCAAGGACTTCAACTTCAGCTTTTCCGGCCTCAAGACGGCGGTGCTGACGGTGGTGAAGAACCACGAAGAAAAGATCATTGCCAACATCTGCGAGCAGGACAAGGCCAACATCGCGCGCGGTTTCGTGGACGCGATCGTGGACGTGCTGACCGCCAAGTGTGTGAGCGCCCTGCGCCACAGCGGCTTGAAGCGGCTGGTCATCGCCGGTGGCGTGGGCGCCAATGCGCAGCTGCGGGCCTCGCTCAACCAGGCCGCAGCTGCCAAGAAGTTCAGGGTGTTCTATCCGGAGCTGGAGTTTTGCACCGACAATGGCGCCATGATTGCTTTTGCCGGCGCCATGCGTCTGCAAATCAACCCGCAGGCCGCAAAGCGCGACTACAGCTTCAACGTGCGCCCGCGCTGGCCGCTGGATGAGATTCGCACGATTTGA
- a CDS encoding 3-deoxy-7-phosphoheptulonate synthase, which translates to MITQDIENSNVTSFATMPTPEELHARLPLTDAAFGTVMQGREALRNIIDRKDKRLFVVVGPCSIHDPVAGLDYARRLKALQAEVADTMLLVMRVYFEKPRTTTGWKGYINDPDMDDSFRVNVGMEKARQFLLDVCELGLPTATEALDPISPQYLGDLIAWTAIGARTTESQTHREMSSGLSTPVGFKNGTDGDISIAINAILSSAHPHSFLGINGQGKVSIVRTSGNPYGHVVLRGGDGRPNYDSVSIAIAEQALAKAGLPANLVVDCSHANSYKKPELQPLVMSDVVQQIRHGNRSLVGVMIESNLVGGNQKIPADLAQLKYGCSVTDGCIDWDATAAMLKSAHQELLQRP; encoded by the coding sequence ATGATCACGCAAGATATCGAAAACAGTAACGTCACATCGTTTGCCACGATGCCCACGCCCGAAGAGCTGCACGCCCGCCTGCCGCTGACCGACGCCGCCTTCGGCACCGTCATGCAGGGCCGCGAAGCACTGCGCAACATCATCGACCGCAAGGACAAGCGCCTGTTCGTGGTCGTGGGGCCATGCTCCATTCACGACCCAGTCGCCGGCCTTGATTACGCGCGCCGCCTCAAGGCGCTGCAGGCCGAAGTGGCCGACACCATGCTGCTGGTGATGCGCGTGTACTTTGAAAAGCCGCGCACCACCACCGGCTGGAAGGGCTACATCAACGACCCGGACATGGACGACTCGTTCCGCGTCAACGTGGGCATGGAAAAGGCGCGCCAGTTCCTGCTGGACGTGTGCGAACTGGGCCTGCCCACCGCCACCGAAGCGCTCGACCCCATTTCGCCGCAGTACCTTGGCGACCTGATTGCCTGGACCGCCATCGGCGCGCGCACCACAGAATCGCAGACCCACCGCGAAATGTCGTCCGGCCTGTCCACGCCAGTGGGCTTCAAGAACGGCACCGACGGCGACATCAGCATTGCCATCAACGCCATCCTGTCGTCGGCGCACCCGCACTCCTTCCTGGGCATCAACGGCCAGGGCAAGGTGTCGATCGTGCGCACCAGCGGCAACCCATATGGCCACGTGGTGCTGCGCGGTGGCGATGGCCGTCCCAATTACGATTCGGTCTCGATCGCCATCGCCGAGCAGGCCCTGGCCAAGGCGGGCCTTCCGGCCAACCTGGTGGTGGACTGCTCGCATGCCAACAGCTACAAAAAGCCGGAGCTGCAGCCGCTGGTCATGTCGGACGTGGTCCAGCAGATCCGCCATGGCAACCGCTCGCTGGTGGGCGTGATGATCGAATCGAACCTGGTGGGCGGCAACCAGAAGATCCCGGCAGACCTGGCTCAGCTCAAGTACGGCTGCTCGGTCACCGATGGCTGCATCGACTGGGACGCCACTGCGGCCATGCTCAAGAGCGCGCACCAGGAACTACTGCAGCGGCCCTGA
- a CDS encoding HupE/UreJ family protein yields MMARTFYPWLLSLLLFVCSAAQAHKPSDSYLALDVKGAQVTGQWDIALRDLDFALNLDQDGNGELTWDEIRRQHGAMAAYALARLQLSGGDAACAITPGEQLIDHHTDGAYTVLRFSAACPAPVAALGVSYRLFADLDPQHKGLVKLTSEGVTSTAIFGPDNALQTLSLKSASKWGQFADYVKEGVWHIWIGFDHILFLLSLLLPAVLLTRGSPHAQTFRDAFMDVLKVVTAFTIAHSITLTLASLQMVSLPSRWVESAIAASVVVAALNNIFPVFRGRRPLAAFIFGLIHGFGFASVLADLGLPQGALALSLFGFNVGVELGQLAIVAAFLPLAYLSRKTWFYGQLMTTGSAAIALIATVWLVERAFDLQLMPV; encoded by the coding sequence ATGATGGCGCGCACCTTCTACCCCTGGCTGCTGTCGCTGCTGCTGTTTGTGTGCAGCGCCGCCCAGGCCCACAAGCCAAGTGACAGCTACCTGGCACTGGACGTCAAGGGCGCTCAGGTCACTGGGCAGTGGGACATCGCCCTGCGCGATCTCGATTTTGCCCTCAACCTGGACCAGGATGGCAATGGTGAGCTGACCTGGGACGAAATCCGCCGCCAGCACGGCGCCATGGCGGCGTACGCGCTGGCGCGTCTGCAGCTCTCGGGCGGCGATGCTGCCTGCGCCATTACGCCTGGCGAACAACTGATCGACCACCACACCGACGGCGCCTATACGGTACTGCGCTTTAGCGCTGCCTGTCCGGCGCCGGTGGCGGCGCTGGGCGTGTCGTACCGCCTGTTTGCCGACCTCGATCCCCAGCACAAGGGACTGGTCAAGCTCACCAGCGAAGGCGTCACCTCCACCGCCATTTTTGGTCCCGACAATGCGCTGCAAACGCTCTCGCTCAAGAGCGCCAGCAAATGGGGTCAGTTCGCGGACTACGTGAAAGAAGGCGTGTGGCACATCTGGATCGGCTTTGACCACATCCTGTTCCTGCTCTCGCTGCTGCTGCCGGCGGTGCTGCTGACCAGAGGTTCGCCCCACGCCCAGACCTTCCGTGATGCCTTCATGGACGTGCTCAAGGTGGTCACCGCCTTCACCATTGCCCACTCGATCACGCTCACCCTGGCCAGCCTGCAGATGGTGTCGCTGCCTTCGCGCTGGGTGGAAAGCGCCATCGCCGCCTCGGTGGTGGTGGCCGCGCTCAATAACATCTTCCCCGTGTTCCGCGGACGTCGGCCCCTGGCCGCCTTTATCTTTGGCCTGATCCACGGTTTTGGCTTTGCCAGCGTGCTGGCCGACCTGGGCCTGCCGCAGGGGGCGCTGGCGCTGTCACTGTTTGGCTTTAACGTGGGCGTGGAGCTGGGCCAGCTGGCCATCGTGGCCGCTTTCCTGCCGCTGGCCTACCTGTCGCGCAAGACCTGGTTCTACGGCCAGCTCATGACCACCGGGTCGGCCGCCATTGCGCTGATCGCCACCGTGTGGCTGGTCGAGCGCGCATTCGATTTGCAACTGATGCCTGTCTAG
- a CDS encoding tetratricopeptide repeat protein: protein MSKRLVFGAVCACALVAQLAQATPYIPKQGSDVIERLPRRNDPAQQELQRLRAQLATNPRDITLATTAARQYIAIARRETDPRYFGYAQAALAPWWGMAAPPPQVRLLRATLLQSTHRFPEAMRDLDAIVEAEPQNPQAWLTRATVQTVRGDYEGATTSCARLSNLSSDLVSVTCISSVGAMTGRALPSERLLQTTLERNPQEDAGMQVWVLTLMAEIAERRGDYRAAEQRYQRALALDPKDSYLIGAYADFLLDRKRPDDVLKLVKDQGRIDGLLLRRALALTQLPSRAADLRNADAELNARFNAAMQRGDTVHQREQARYELHVRGNTRAALALAQKNWAVQKESADMRVLLEAALKANDPAAAEPVLKWVATHKVEDVAVQRLARQIKGDA, encoded by the coding sequence ATGTCGAAACGACTCGTATTCGGCGCCGTCTGCGCATGTGCGCTTGTCGCACAGCTGGCCCAGGCCACGCCATATATCCCCAAGCAAGGCAGTGACGTCATTGAACGCCTGCCACGCCGTAACGACCCCGCCCAACAGGAATTGCAGCGCCTGCGCGCCCAGCTGGCCACCAATCCGCGGGACATCACCCTCGCCACCACGGCCGCGCGCCAGTACATCGCCATCGCCCGGCGCGAGACCGACCCGCGCTACTTCGGCTATGCCCAGGCGGCATTGGCCCCGTGGTGGGGCATGGCGGCGCCGCCACCGCAAGTACGCCTGCTGCGCGCGACGCTCCTGCAAAGCACCCACCGCTTCCCGGAAGCGATGCGCGACCTGGACGCCATCGTGGAGGCCGAGCCGCAGAATCCTCAAGCCTGGCTCACGCGCGCCACGGTGCAAACCGTGCGCGGCGACTATGAAGGCGCTACCACCAGCTGCGCGCGGCTGTCGAACCTCAGTTCCGACCTAGTGAGCGTGACCTGCATCAGCAGCGTGGGCGCCATGACCGGGCGCGCCCTGCCCAGCGAACGGCTGCTGCAGACCACGCTGGAACGCAATCCCCAGGAAGACGCGGGCATGCAGGTGTGGGTGCTGACCTTGATGGCCGAAATCGCTGAACGCCGCGGCGACTATCGGGCCGCGGAACAGCGCTACCAACGCGCGCTGGCCCTCGACCCCAAAGACAGCTACCTGATCGGCGCGTATGCCGACTTTCTGCTCGACCGGAAGCGCCCTGACGACGTGCTCAAACTGGTAAAGGACCAGGGCCGCATCGATGGCCTGCTGCTGCGCCGGGCGCTGGCGCTGACGCAATTGCCGTCCCGGGCCGCCGACTTGCGCAACGCCGATGCAGAACTCAATGCCCGCTTCAACGCGGCCATGCAGCGTGGCGACACTGTTCACCAGCGCGAGCAGGCAAGGTATGAGCTCCACGTGCGCGGCAACACGCGCGCCGCGCTGGCACTGGCGCAGAAGAATTGGGCGGTGCAGAAGGAGTCGGCCGACATGCGCGTGCTGCTGGAAGCGGCACTCAAGGCTAATGATCCGGCCGCCGCCGAGCCGGTACTGAAGTGGGTGGCCACGCACAAGGTCGAAGACGTTGCTGTGCAGCGCCTGGCGCGGCAGATCAAGGGAGATGCATGA